In Triticum aestivum cultivar Chinese Spring chromosome 5B, IWGSC CS RefSeq v2.1, whole genome shotgun sequence, the following proteins share a genomic window:
- the LOC123110881 gene encoding 40S ribosomal protein S29-like: protein MGHSNVWNSHPKNYGPGSRVCRVCGNSHGLIRKYGLMCCRQCFRSNAKDIGFIKYR, encoded by the exons ATGGGGCACTCCAACGTCTGGAACTCCCACCCCAAGAACTACGGGCCCGGCTCCCGCGTCTG CCGGGTCTGTGGAAACTCCCATGGACTGATCAGGAAGTATGGGCTGATGTGCTGCAGGCAGTGTTTCCGCAGCAACGCCAAGGACATTGGCTTCATCAAG TACCGTTAA